A single Tindallia californiensis DNA region contains:
- a CDS encoding thiamine pyrophosphate-dependent enzyme, giving the protein MNKVFERSKGLSDAHFTFCPGCTHGTIMRLIAEVMDELQIIEETIGVSPVGCAGFCQDFFTCDFVGAAHGRAQAVGTGIKRSLPDKMVFTYQGDGDIAAIGTQHAIHCAARGEKITSIMVNNAIYGMTGGQMAPTTLEGMKTSTSPFGRDPIDVGMPMDFPKIIANIPGAVYVASVSVDSPKNINKAKKAIKKAFQVQQAGLGFALVSILSTCPTNWGMSPIDSLQWLRENMLPVYELGELKETEEVKKL; this is encoded by the coding sequence ATGAACAAGGTTTTTGAACGATCCAAAGGCTTATCAGATGCCCATTTTACCTTTTGTCCCGGATGTACTCACGGAACTATTATGAGGCTAATCGCAGAAGTTATGGATGAACTTCAGATTATTGAAGAAACCATCGGTGTTTCACCCGTTGGATGTGCTGGTTTCTGTCAAGATTTTTTTACTTGTGACTTCGTTGGCGCAGCCCATGGTAGAGCTCAGGCAGTAGGAACCGGAATTAAGCGTTCTTTACCAGATAAAATGGTATTTACTTACCAAGGAGATGGTGATATTGCAGCTATCGGTACACAGCATGCCATTCATTGTGCCGCAAGAGGCGAAAAAATAACTTCAATCATGGTAAATAATGCCATTTATGGAATGACTGGCGGGCAAATGGCACCAACAACATTAGAAGGAATGAAAACTAGTACAAGTCCTTTTGGAAGAGATCCCATTGATGTCGGAATGCCTATGGATTTCCCTAAAATAATTGCCAATATTCCCGGAGCTGTTTATGTTGCTTCTGTTTCTGTAGATTCACCTAAAAATATTAACAAGGCAAAAAAAGCAATAAAAAAAGCATTTCAAGTACAGCAAGCTGGGTTAGGATTTGCACTCGTAAGTATTCTTTCAACATGTCCTACCAACTGGGGAATGTCCCCTATTGATAGCCTGCAATGGTTGCGCGAAAATATGCTCCCAGTATATGAGCTAGGGGAATTAAAAGAAACTGAGGAGGTAAAGAAACTATGA
- a CDS encoding 2-oxoacid:acceptor oxidoreductase family protein, whose amino-acid sequence MMDTVIMAGFGGQGIMFLGKVLAYAGMTADLELCWIPSYGPEMRGGTANCSVILSDTEIHSPVVDRADAVIAMNQPAYERFKSRVKPGGFLIVNSSLATTSNDRTDITTINVPASDIANNLGNPSIANMVCLGALLPSMKLANWDSVEKSMKKLTMKRPEFLQGNLDAIKEGMKCQN is encoded by the coding sequence ATGATGGACACTGTAATTATGGCTGGTTTCGGAGGTCAGGGGATAATGTTCCTAGGAAAAGTCTTGGCTTACGCAGGAATGACCGCCGACCTTGAACTGTGCTGGATACCTTCCTACGGGCCTGAAATGAGAGGTGGAACAGCAAACTGTTCTGTCATTCTTTCAGATACTGAAATTCATTCACCAGTAGTCGATAGAGCAGACGCTGTCATCGCTATGAACCAACCTGCATATGAGCGATTTAAGTCCAGAGTGAAACCAGGTGGATTCCTTATTGTTAATTCTTCTTTAGCTACTACAAGCAACGATAGAACAGATATTACGACTATAAACGTTCCCGCTTCAGACATTGCAAACAATCTTGGTAATCCCAGCATCGCAAATATGGTATGTCTAGGCGCCTTGTTACCTTCTATGAAACTGGCTAACTGGGACTCCGTTGAAAAATCAATGAAAAAACTTACGATGAAACGACCTGAGTTTTTGCAAGGAAACCTCGATGCCATTAAAGAAGGAATGAAATGCCAAAACTAA